The proteins below come from a single Metarhizium brunneum chromosome 1, complete sequence genomic window:
- the DPH5 gene encoding Diphthine methyl ester synthase, which produces MLYLVGLGLSDETDITVKGLEVVKKVSRVYLEAYTSILLVDQSVLEEYYGRSITIADREMVESNSDEILRNARNEDVAFLVVGDPFGATTHTDLVIRARELSIPVRTVPNASIMSGIGACGLQLYNFGQTVSMVFFTDSWKPASFYDRIKENRNIGLHTLVLVDIKVKEQSLENMARGRLVYEPPRYMTVGQCAQQMIEIEDEKREGAYTRDSLAIGAARVGGKTEKFIAGTLEELCSTDDLLGPPLHSLVLLGRRTHELELDYVREFAVDKEKWDKIWKEDYGKQL; this is translated from the exons ATGTTGTATCTTGTGGGACTTGGTCTATCCGACGAGACCGATATCACGGTGAAGGGTCTGGAAGTCGTCAAGAAGGTGTCCAGAGTGTATCTGGAAGCCTACACCAGCATCTTGCTTGTGGACCAATCTGTGCTT GAGGAGTATTATGGTCGCTCAATAACAATCGCTGACCGTGAAATGGTCGAATCAAATAGCGACGAGATTCTGCGCAACGCCCGAAACGAAGACGTTGCCttccttgtcgtcggcgaTCCCTTCGG TGCGACAACACACACCGACCTAGTTATTCGAGCACGCGAACTGTCTATCCCTGTGCGAACTGTGCCGAACGCATCCATCATGTCCGGCATCGGCGCTTGCGGCCTCCAACTATATAACTTTGGACAAACAGTGTCTATGGTGTTCTTTACAGATTCATGGAAGCCTGCCTCTTTCTACGACCGTATCAAGGAGAATCGTAATATTGGGTTGCATACGTTGGTTCTAGTGGATATCAAAGTCAAGGAACAGAGTTTGGAGAATATGGCCAGAGGAAGACTGGTTTATGAACCCCCACGATACATGACTGTAGGGCAGTGCGCTCAACAGATGATTGAGATTGAAGATGAAAAGAGAGAAGGTGCATACACCCGTGATAGTTTGGCCATTGGAGCGGCTCGAGTGGGCGGGAAAACAGAGAAGTTCATTGCCGGGACTCTGGAGGAGCTTTGTTCGACTGATGATCTCCTCGGCCCCCCGCTACACAGTTTGGTTTTGCTGGGAAGGCGGACGCATGAGCTGGAACTCGACTACGTTCGGGAATTTGCTGTAGATAAGGAGAAATGGGACAAGATTTGGAAGGAGGACTATGGGAAGCAGCTTTGA
- the ALG1 gene encoding Chitobiosyldiphosphodolichol beta-mannosyltransferase yields the protein MDAAFFLSLSAGVVSVFLMKYGLQALKWLASALYYSIPTRYKAAQRPEDDHIQILVLGDIGRSPRMQYHAISVAKHGRKVDIVAYKETARHPDLIGNERVSMYALAPQPEWIAWGTLPFFLNIPCKVIQQFWTLFYTMMWATPAAKWIIIQNPPSIPTFHVALIVSLIRGSKVVIDWHNYGHTILAQKSLYSIFVPFYKWYEIILGKFLGNANLAVTDAMARELRGPKFNLKNPVHTLHDRPLDLFQPITSTKARKEFLSRLPETKPHVGNILDGTMRLIVSSTSWTPDEDFNILLEALVLYANPSEDDASSEPPSPVLAIITGKGPEKEKYLEMIKQIQDNGRLPGIQILTAWLSNRDYASLLGCADLGISLHKSSSGVDLPMKVVDMFGAGLPVAAYSAFESFSELVKEGQNGCGFETAAQLTEILKRLFSEKGQGELAQLRKGAVEEGSLRWDEEWDRVMAPIIGIDAKAGAVR from the exons ATGGATGCAGCGTTTTTCTTATCCCTTTCAGCGGGAGTTGTCTCTGTTTTTCTGATGAAATATGGTCTCCAAGCACTCAAATGGCTAGCCTCGGCCCTTTACTACTCTATCCCAACCCGTTATAAAGCTGCACAAAGACCCGAAGACGATCACATCCAGATTCTAGTCCTGGGCGATATTGGGAGGAGTCCACGTATGCAGTATCACGCCATCAGTGTTGCCAAGCATGGCAGGAAGGTTGACATTGTGGCATACAAGG AAACTGCCAGACATCCAGACCTCATTGGCAACGAAAGAGTGTCCATGTATGCTCTCGCACCGCAACCAGAGTGGATTGCCTGGGGCACGTTGCCCTTCTTCCTGAATATACCGTGCAAAGTCATTCAGCAGTTCTGGACGCTGTTTTACACCATGATGTGGGCGACTCCCGCCGCAAAATGGATCATAATTCAG AACCCTCCATCGATTCCCACTTTCCATGTTGCTCTCATCGTATCTCTCATCCGCGGAAGCAAAGTCGTTATCGACTGGCACAACTATGGGCACACCATTTTAGCCCAGAAATCCTTGTATTCTATTTTTGTTCCCTTTTACAAGTGGTACGAGATCATCCTCGGCAAGTTTCTTGGAAATGCCAATCTGGCCGTCACGGATGCCATGGCTCGTGAGCTTCGAGGGCCGAAATTCAACTTGAAGAACCCCGTTCACACCCTTCACGACCGCCCTCTTGATCTTTTCCAACCAATCACTTCCACGAAAGCGAGAAAGGAATTTCTCTCGCGGCTGCCTGAGACGAAACCCCACGTTGGAAACATTCTTGACGGAACAATGCGGCTCATTGTCAGTAGTACGTCGTGGACTCCAGACGAGGATTTCAATATTCTCCTCGAGGCACTTGTGCTCTATGCGAACCCCAGCGAAGACGACGCCTCCAGCGAGCCGCCTTCACCCGTTCTGGCCATCATCACTGGCAAGGGCCCAGAGAAAGAAAAGTACCTGGAAATGATCAAACAGATCCAGGACAACGGGCGGCTCCCTGGCATCCAAATCCTGACAGCCTGGCTTTCTAACCGCGATTATGCCTCGCTCCTTGGCTGCGCCGATCTCGGGATTTCGTTGCACAAGTCCAGCTCTGGAGTTGACCTGCCCATGAAAGTGGTTGACATGTTTGGTGCCGGCTTGCCTGTAGCAGCTTACAGTGCATTTGAAAGCTTCAGCGAGCTCGTCAAGGAGGGACAAAACGGGTGCGGCTTCGAGACCGCTGCGCAACTGACGGAAATCCTGAAGAGACTGTTCAGTGAGAAGGGTCAGGGCGAGTTGGCTCAGCTGAGAAAAGGAGCCGTCGAGGAGGGGTCTCTGCGATGGGACGAGGAATGGGATCGTGTCATGGCCCCCATAATTGGCATTGATGCCAAGGCAGGAGCTGTGCGTTAG
- the ubc15 gene encoding Ubiquitin-conjugating enzyme E2 15: protein MASTTSPAASLLKRQLKEIQTGKDLPGISCGLVNDSNIFEWEVMLMINDDCKYYGGGNFRARMVFPQTYPHMPPSLTFQTPIPFHPNIYENGNLCISILHPPEDDEYGYETAAERWSPVQSPETILLSTISLFHSPNDESPANVEAARLLREEREGKHKEFRKRCRKCVRESLGED from the exons ATGGCCTCAACCACCTCCCCGGCCGCCTCCCTCCTAAAGCGCCAGCTCAAGGAGATCCAAACGGGCAAAGACCTGCCCGGCATCTCCTGCGGACTCGTCAACGACAGCAACATATTCGAATGGGAAGTGATGCTAATGATAAACGACGACTGCAAATACTACGGCG GAGGCAACTTTCGAGCCCGCATGGTCTTCCCTCAAACATACCCGCACATGCCACCGTCTCTGACCTTCCAAACGCCCATCCCCTTCCATCCGAACATCTACGAGAACGGCAACCTCTGCATATCCATCCTACATCCTCCCGAGGACGATGAATATGGTTACGAAACCGCCGCTGAGCGGTGGAGCCCTGTTCAATCCCCGGAAACCATTCTTCTCAGCACGATCAGCCTGTTCCATAGCCCCAACGATGAGAGCCCTGCGAATGTGGAGGCTGCGAGGCTGCTgcgggaggagagggaggggaaGCACAAGGAGTTCAGGAAGAGGTGCCGAAAATGTGTTCGTGAGAGCTTGGGAGAAGACTAA
- the snu23 gene encoding U4/U6.U5 small nuclear ribonucleoprotein component snu23: protein MTDSKKGSAYGAPAGDTDFRKTWDLGEYAAKAKEREAKEKEEAKARYEAKLAGKKYHKPLTGDETYTTARRNVIDLTAQVGKTQLVPAGAGVGKRGRSAGFYCESCDLTFKDNKQFIEHLNTTQHLLNTGQTTEVKRATVEEVHERISYYIRKKEELEKEKATSLQERLHIREEEREKELEERRQRRRDEAEKKRKEKEDAAKVKTEYGEDVRIEGEHDEDDMMAQMGFTGFGSSKK, encoded by the coding sequence ATGACCGACTCCAAAAAGGGCAGCGCATACGGTGCCCCGGCTGGCGACACTGATTTTCGAAAGACGTGGGATCTGGGCGAGTATGCggccaaagccaaggaacgcgaggccaaggagaaggaggaggcaAAGGCGCGCTACGAAGCAAAGCTCGCGGGCAAGAAATACCACAAGCCATTAACGGGCGATGAGACATACACCACGGCCAGGCGAAATGTCATCGATCTCACTGCACAAGTCGGCAAGACACAGCTCGtgcccgccggcgccggcgtcggaAAACGCGGACGAAGCGCTGGTTTCTACTGCGAGTCGTGCGACCTCACATTCAAGGACAACAAGCAGTTTATCGAACATTTAAATACCACGCAGCATCTGTTGAATACCGGCCAAACGACGGAAGTGAAACGTGCTACAGTGGAGGAGGTTCACGAGCGCATTTCGTACTATATtcggaagaaggaagaactggagaaagaaaaggccacGAGCCTGCAGGAAAGGCTGCACATacgagaggaagagagggaaaagGAGCTCGAGGAAAGGCGGCAACGAAGAAGAGAcgaggcggagaagaagcggaaagaaaaagaggatgctgccaaggtcaagacAGAGTATGGTGAGGATGTGCGCATCGAAGGAGAGcatgacgaagacgacatgaTGGCTCAGATGGGCTTTACCGGATTTGGATCATCCAAAAAGTAG